A window from Fragaria vesca subsp. vesca linkage group LG5, FraVesHawaii_1.0, whole genome shotgun sequence encodes these proteins:
- the LOC101301495 gene encoding auxin-responsive protein IAA8-like: MSQPQVGAGEEEGSSDVTALSSSLSMDSVCPNSSDLKERNYMGLSDCSSVDSSKGSDVDGSKSRLNLMATELRLGLPGSQSPERNSELRLISTQPDEKPLFPLHPVKDSLQKTIVSGNKRGFSDAMDEFSEGKYANTDVNLLMSPRPSPNLGLKSGSVPENHGTQEPKMKEIVSQKIIQECPQTATETGPNHTITTSVPANKAQVVGWPPIRSFRKNSLASLSKNADEVDGKPGPGVLYVKVSMDGAPYLRKVDLKHYSAYQELSSALEKMFSCFTIGQYVSHGARGREISESKLKDLLHGSEYVLTYEDKDGDWMLVGDVPWEMFINTCKRMRIMKSSDAIGLAPRAMEKCRNRN; this comes from the exons ATGTCACAACCACAGGTCGGTGCTGGGGAGGAGGAAGGTAGCAGTGATGTTACAGCATTGTCTTCCTCACTTTCTATGGATAGTGTATGTCCTAACAGCTCAGATTTGAAGGAGCGAAATTACATGGGATTATCTGATTGCTCTTCGGTAGACAGTTCAAAAGGCTCCGATGTAGATGGAAGTAAAAGTAGACTTAACCTGATGGCTACGGAACTTAGGCTTGGGCTTCCTGGGTCCCAGTCTCCTGAGAGAAACTCGGAACTGAGGCTAATCTCCACTCAACCTGATGAGAAGCCCCTTTTCCCATTACATCCTGTAAAGGATTCATTGCAGAAAACAATTGTTTCAGGCAACAAGAGAGGGTTCTCTGATGCTATGGATGAGTTCTCAGAG GGCAAATATGCTAATACAGATGTAAACTTGTTGATGTCACCCAGGCCTTCTCCAAACTTGGGATTGAAAAGTGGTTCTGTACCTGAGAACCATGGCACTCAGGAACCCAAAATGAAGGAGATAGTATCACAAAAGATAATACAAGAGTGCCCTCAAACTGCCACAGAAACCGGGCCAAATCATACTATTACTACCAGTGTACCTGCAAACAA GGCGCAGGTTGTGGGTTGGCCACCTATAAGATCATTTAGGAAGAACTCATTGGCCTCTTTGTCAAAGAACGCGGATGAAGTAGATGGAAAACCAGGGCCTGGTGTTCTATATGTCAAAGTCAGCATGGATGGTGCTCCTTATTTGAGGAAAGTAGATTTGAAACATTACTCAGCATACCAGGAACTTTCTTCTGCTCTTGAGAAAATGTTTAGCTGTTTTACTATAG GTCAATACGTATCTCATGGAGCTCGGGGCAGAGAGATTAGTGAAAGCAAGCTGAAGGACCTCCTTCATGGATCGGAATATGTCCTGACCTACGAGGATAAAGATGGTGACTGGATGCTTGTGGGTGATGTCCCTTGGGA GATGTTTATCAATACCTGCAAAAGGATGAGGATAATGAAAAGCTCAGATGCCATTGGCCTTG CTCCAAGAGCCATGGAGAAGTGCAGGAACAGGAACTAG